In Prosthecochloris sp. GSB1, the following proteins share a genomic window:
- a CDS encoding carbon-nitrogen hydrolase, with amino-acid sequence MRSENVRIALVQTACTGDTSMNKEAASARIREAAGNGARIVCLQELFATRYFCQEEAYEPFGYAEPVPGPTTESLRGLAAELEVVVVASLFEKRARGLYHNTAAVIDADGSYLGKYRKMHIPDDPGFYEKFYFAPGDLGYKVFRTRYATIGVLICWDQWYPEAARLTALKGAEILFYPTAIGWATDEPSTDVRRAQLQAWKTMQQSHAIANGVYVAAANRVGVENGLRFWGNSFVSDPFGGIAALADESAEQVLVADCDLSKIGFYRSHWPFLRDRRIETYGDLGRRYLD; translated from the coding sequence ATGCGTTCAGAAAACGTCAGAATAGCGCTTGTGCAGACAGCCTGCACCGGTGACACCTCGATGAACAAGGAGGCCGCAAGCGCGCGCATCCGTGAGGCCGCCGGGAACGGCGCGCGGATCGTCTGTCTCCAGGAACTGTTCGCCACACGTTATTTCTGCCAGGAGGAGGCGTACGAGCCCTTCGGGTACGCCGAGCCGGTGCCCGGGCCGACGACGGAATCGCTGCGGGGTCTCGCGGCCGAACTCGAGGTGGTTGTCGTGGCTTCGCTCTTCGAAAAACGCGCGCGAGGCCTCTACCACAATACCGCCGCGGTTATCGACGCCGACGGCTCCTATCTCGGCAAGTACCGCAAAATGCATATTCCGGACGATCCGGGTTTTTACGAAAAGTTTTACTTTGCGCCGGGTGATCTCGGCTACAAGGTTTTCCGGACCCGCTACGCTACCATCGGTGTGCTGATCTGCTGGGACCAGTGGTATCCCGAGGCGGCTCGTCTGACAGCACTGAAAGGCGCGGAAATCCTGTTTTATCCCACGGCCATCGGCTGGGCGACGGACGAGCCTTCAACCGATGTCCGTCGTGCGCAGCTCCAGGCGTGGAAAACCATGCAGCAGAGTCATGCTATCGCCAACGGGGTCTATGTGGCCGCGGCGAACCGTGTCGGCGTCGAGAACGGACTCCGGTTCTGGGGCAACAGCTTTGTAAGCGATCCCTTCGGCGGAATCGCCGCTTTGGCTGACGAGTCGGCTGAACAGGTGCTGGTGGCTGACTGTGATCTCTCGAAGATCGGTTTTTATCGCTCCCACTGGCCGTTTCTGCGGGACAGGCGTATCGAGACATACGGCGATCTGGGGCGGCGCTATCTGGATTGA
- a CDS encoding 1,4-dihydroxy-2-naphthoate polyprenyltransferase codes for MTEASNPGYVRPSRFESWMMAVRPKTLPAGAVPVIVASAVAAVDGVFRPTAAMVALFCALGIQVATNFINEIYDFRKGADTAERLGPTRTVAAGLIAEKTMISVSIALLVAVFLMGLYLVWLAGWPVLIIGLLSMFFAWAYTGGPCPIAYSGLGDLFVFVFFGLVAVGGTYYVQSQTLTVPVLVAAVAPGVFSVNILLVNNIRDIDTDRRVGKMTLPARIGAANARALYLFLTVTGYLVPVLMWFVGYPFWCMLSWLSLPLAIVQLRRLFTAEGRELNEVLAGTGKVMTVYGFLFSAGLLVPLITGL; via the coding sequence ATGACCGAAGCAAGCAACCCCGGGTACGTTCGTCCGTCGCGTTTCGAGTCCTGGATGATGGCGGTACGGCCGAAAACCCTTCCCGCGGGAGCGGTCCCGGTAATCGTCGCCAGCGCTGTTGCCGCGGTTGACGGGGTGTTCAGGCCGACGGCGGCGATGGTCGCCCTCTTCTGCGCGCTCGGTATCCAGGTGGCAACCAACTTCATCAACGAAATCTACGATTTCCGCAAGGGAGCGGATACCGCAGAACGTCTCGGGCCGACACGAACCGTGGCGGCGGGTCTGATCGCGGAGAAAACAATGATTTCGGTTTCCATCGCCCTGCTCGTCGCGGTCTTTCTGATGGGTCTCTATCTTGTCTGGCTCGCGGGCTGGCCCGTGCTGATCATTGGACTGCTTTCCATGTTTTTCGCCTGGGCCTATACCGGAGGACCCTGCCCCATAGCCTATTCAGGGCTTGGCGACCTGTTCGTCTTCGTTTTTTTCGGTCTTGTCGCCGTCGGCGGGACATATTATGTCCAGTCGCAGACGCTGACCGTTCCCGTCCTGGTCGCGGCAGTCGCCCCGGGAGTGTTCTCCGTCAATATTTTGCTGGTTAACAACATCCGCGATATCGATACCGACCGCAGGGTGGGGAAAATGACCCTGCCCGCGAGGATCGGCGCAGCGAACGCACGCGCGCTGTATCTTTTTCTGACCGTCACGGGTTACCTGGTGCCCGTGCTGATGTGGTTCGTCGGATACCCGTTCTGGTGCATGCTCTCATGGCTTTCGCTGCCGCTTGCGATCGTCCAGTTGAGGCGGCTTTTCACGGCTGAGGGGCGAGAGCTGAACGAGGTGCTGGCAGGAACAGGCAAGGTGATGACCGTGTACGGGTTTCTGTTTTCCGCCGGACTGCTGGTTCCCTTAATTACTGGATTGTGA
- a CDS encoding NAD(P)/FAD-dependent oxidoreductase yields the protein MRDLTIIGGGPTGIFAAFQCGMNSVSCRIIESMPQLGGQLTALYPEKHIYDVAAFPEVRASALVESLWKQASRYEPEVILGEQVRSFRKLEDGAFEVAAASGKTFLSRALLVAAGLGAFTPRKLPQLGDISELEGVSVFYAVRNIERFAGRKVLIVGGGDSALDWAMMLLPVAGSITVVHRSPELHGHGKTRDEVLDAAEQGAMNVYLNTEVSAVEHEGPVLRGARLRSRSGKETLVDADVMLPLIGYQANLGPLADWGLELLDNAIVVDSNMKTAIDGLYAAGDIASYPGKLKIIQTGLSDATIAVRHSLTYIRPGQKIRHVFSSVAMEKNRKK from the coding sequence ATGCGTGATCTCACCATTATCGGTGGCGGGCCGACGGGCATTTTCGCCGCGTTTCAGTGCGGCATGAACAGCGTTTCCTGCCGCATCATAGAAAGCATGCCCCAGCTTGGCGGGCAATTGACCGCCCTGTATCCGGAGAAGCACATCTACGATGTCGCTGCTTTTCCCGAGGTGCGGGCTTCGGCGCTGGTCGAAAGTCTCTGGAAACAGGCTTCGCGCTACGAACCCGAAGTCATCCTCGGAGAGCAGGTCCGCAGTTTCAGGAAACTCGAGGACGGGGCCTTCGAGGTCGCTGCCGCGAGCGGAAAAACGTTTCTTTCACGCGCGCTGCTCGTGGCGGCCGGTCTCGGGGCGTTCACTCCCCGAAAGCTGCCGCAGCTCGGCGACATCAGCGAACTCGAAGGTGTTTCGGTATTTTACGCGGTCAGGAACATCGAACGGTTCGCCGGCAGGAAGGTCCTCATCGTCGGCGGCGGCGACTCGGCGCTCGACTGGGCGATGATGCTTCTGCCGGTTGCCGGCAGTATCACGGTTGTTCATCGCTCTCCCGAACTGCACGGCCACGGCAAGACACGCGACGAGGTGCTCGACGCCGCCGAACAGGGGGCGATGAATGTCTATCTCAACACGGAGGTCTCGGCGGTCGAGCATGAAGGGCCGGTTCTCCGCGGGGCGCGCCTGCGTTCGAGAAGCGGAAAGGAAACCCTGGTCGATGCCGACGTTATGCTGCCCCTGATCGGCTATCAGGCCAACCTCGGACCGCTGGCCGACTGGGGCCTTGAACTGCTCGATAACGCCATCGTGGTCGACAGCAACATGAAAACCGCGATCGACGGCCTGTACGCAGCGGGCGACATCGCGTCCTACCCCGGCAAACTGAAAATCATTCAGACCGGGCTGAGCGACGCTACCATCGCCGTGCGCCACAGCCTGACCTATATTCGGCCCGGCCAGAAAATCAGGCACGTGTTCAGCAGTGTCGCAATGGAGAAAAACCGGAAAAAATGA
- the hisF gene encoding imidazole glycerol phosphate synthase subunit HisF, translating into MLAKRIIPCLDVRNGRVVKGINFEGLRDAGSILEQAKFYNGELADELVFLDISASIESRKTTLEEVLKVSGEVFIPLTVGGGINSVERARDAFMHGADKVSVNTAAVYDPELITRIAEQFGSQAVVVAIDIKKVGEKYIVHTHSGKELTKYEALEWAHMVQELGAGEILLTSMDRDGTKSGYDNVILREISTSVRIPVIASGGAGNLEHLYQGFAEGHADAALAASIFHFRQHSIREAKEYLRERDIVVRL; encoded by the coding sequence ATGTTAGCCAAACGCATCATCCCTTGCCTTGACGTCAGGAACGGCAGGGTTGTCAAGGGAATAAACTTCGAAGGCCTGCGCGACGCGGGATCCATACTCGAACAGGCGAAATTCTACAACGGCGAACTTGCCGACGAGCTCGTCTTTCTCGACATCTCGGCATCGATCGAATCGAGAAAAACAACTCTCGAGGAAGTACTGAAAGTTTCCGGGGAAGTGTTCATCCCGCTTACCGTCGGCGGAGGCATCAACTCCGTCGAACGCGCAAGGGACGCCTTCATGCACGGCGCCGACAAGGTGTCGGTGAACACCGCCGCCGTCTACGACCCGGAACTGATTACCCGCATCGCGGAACAGTTCGGTTCGCAGGCCGTGGTCGTGGCTATCGACATCAAGAAAGTCGGCGAGAAGTACATCGTCCACACCCACTCCGGCAAGGAGCTGACAAAATACGAAGCACTCGAATGGGCCCACATGGTCCAGGAACTCGGCGCCGGTGAAATCCTGCTGACCAGCATGGATCGCGACGGCACCAAGTCCGGCTACGACAACGTCATCCTCAGGGAAATCTCCACCTCCGTGCGTATCCCGGTGATCGCCTCGGGCGGAGCGGGCAACCTCGAACATCTCTACCAGGGCTTCGCCGAAGGCCACGCCGACGCCGCGCTTGCCGCCTCCATCTTCCACTTCCGCCAACACTCCATCCGGGAAGCGAAAGAGTACCTCCGCGAACGCGATATCGTGGTGAGACTGTGA
- a CDS encoding CIA30 family protein, which produces MERDGKILCDFTAPPMMQWSSVDDVVMGGVSESLMSIDRRGVGIFSGHLSLENNGGFASVRTILPQNDYAGCTGVLIRVRGDGKTYSFRIRNDLMFDGVVYRYDFPTEAEKWINVRMPFDDFQPSFRGRSVPGAPPLDPSRLFQIGFLISQKQEGDFRLEVERIEGYGE; this is translated from the coding sequence ATGGAGAGAGACGGGAAAATACTCTGCGATTTTACCGCCCCGCCGATGATGCAGTGGTCGAGCGTCGACGATGTCGTGATGGGCGGCGTTTCGGAAAGCCTCATGAGCATCGACCGGCGCGGTGTAGGCATTTTCTCCGGACATCTGTCCCTTGAGAACAACGGCGGTTTCGCCTCGGTGCGTACGATCCTTCCCCAAAACGACTATGCCGGCTGCACGGGCGTCCTCATACGCGTCAGGGGGGACGGCAAGACCTACAGTTTCCGTATCCGCAACGACCTGATGTTCGACGGCGTGGTGTACCGTTACGACTTCCCGACGGAAGCGGAGAAGTGGATCAACGTGCGCATGCCCTTCGACGACTTTCAGCCCTCCTTCCGCGGCCGCTCCGTTCCCGGCGCTCCGCCGCTCGACCCGTCACGCCTTTTTCAGATCGGTTTTCTCATTTCACAGAAGCAGGAAGGGGACTTCCGGCTGGAAGTGGAGCGGATCGAGGGGTATGGGGAGTGA
- a CDS encoding YqhA family protein has translation MKLLLSSGRYMVIIGVIGAFVASLSLFLYGGILTVQQVIETLQAGSISSKGGKALMLGFIEIADLFLIGTVLYIISLGLYELFIDDNVKLPKWLEIHTLDDLKHKLVGVIVVVMGVVFLGHVVKWNGETEIAYYGAAIAFVVAALTWFTGQKKKKAESIEKE, from the coding sequence ATGAAACTCCTCCTCTCCTCGGGCAGATACATGGTCATCATCGGCGTCATCGGCGCCTTCGTCGCGTCGCTGTCGCTTTTCCTCTATGGAGGAATACTGACGGTGCAGCAGGTCATTGAAACGCTGCAGGCCGGTTCTATCTCCAGCAAGGGCGGAAAAGCGCTGATGCTCGGATTCATAGAAATAGCGGATCTCTTTCTGATCGGCACCGTCTTGTACATCATTTCGCTCGGTCTCTACGAGCTTTTCATCGACGACAACGTCAAGCTCCCGAAGTGGCTTGAAATCCATACGCTCGACGACCTGAAGCACAAGCTGGTCGGCGTCATCGTGGTGGTGATGGGCGTGGTGTTTCTCGGCCACGTGGTAAAGTGGAACGGCGAAACGGAAATCGCCTACTACGGCGCGGCCATCGCCTTCGTCGTCGCCGCCCTGACCTGGTTCACCGGGCAGAAGAAAAAGAAAGCTGAATCGATCGAAAAAGAATGA
- a CDS encoding Rieske (2Fe-2S) protein produces the protein MEWIKVLDDPSELSEGSVAEVSAGDRTLALSKVDGTICALEGRCAHDGGPLGRGSIENGHVCCPWHGWEFEPCLGRYVYNSEKGVQPFPVEVRADGVYVGI, from the coding sequence ATGGAATGGATTAAAGTGCTCGACGATCCTTCGGAACTGTCCGAAGGTTCCGTCGCGGAGGTTTCCGCCGGGGACAGGACCCTGGCGCTTTCAAAGGTCGACGGAACGATCTGCGCCCTCGAAGGCAGGTGCGCGCATGACGGAGGGCCTCTCGGCAGGGGCTCGATCGAGAACGGACATGTCTGCTGTCCCTGGCATGGCTGGGAATTCGAGCCGTGCCTCGGCAGATATGTCTACAACAGCGAAAAGGGCGTGCAGCCCTTTCCCGTGGAGGTCAGGGCGGACGGAGTGTATGTTGGAATTTGA
- a CDS encoding mechanosensitive ion channel family protein has product MDIQALFPSLNLDRLQEQKLLLSLVRVGILALIVLPLLFLLSNWVRAYATKRLSAQQGMVLSKTIFYTGLVVIVFAVLGEFGFKLSHLLGAAGIISIAVGFASQTTASNFISGFFLMAEKPFEVNDIVTVGGATGVVLSIDMLSVKLRTFDNRYVRIPNETLIRTEVTNVTRFPIRRVDLDIGLAYREDIARVREVLLDVAHNNPLCLVDPEPLVIFTGFGSSSLDMKLLVWATKADWLGLKNSIAEEIKQRFDAEDIEIPFPHVSLYAGSETAPFPVRLVGGETPREYRQP; this is encoded by the coding sequence ATGGACATACAGGCCTTGTTCCCTTCGTTGAACCTCGACCGGTTGCAGGAGCAGAAACTTCTGCTTTCGCTCGTACGTGTCGGCATTCTGGCCCTGATCGTGCTGCCGCTGCTGTTTCTTCTGAGCAACTGGGTTCGTGCATACGCTACGAAAAGGCTTTCGGCACAGCAGGGAATGGTGCTGAGCAAAACGATTTTCTACACGGGACTGGTGGTGATCGTGTTCGCCGTACTGGGCGAATTCGGTTTCAAGCTGAGCCACCTGCTCGGTGCCGCCGGGATTATCAGCATAGCGGTTGGTTTCGCGTCCCAGACCACGGCCTCCAATTTCATCAGCGGTTTTTTTCTGATGGCCGAAAAACCTTTCGAGGTGAACGACATCGTCACCGTCGGAGGCGCGACGGGGGTCGTCTTGTCGATTGACATGCTGTCGGTGAAATTGCGTACCTTCGACAACCGTTATGTCAGGATACCGAACGAGACGCTTATCAGGACCGAAGTGACCAACGTCACCCGTTTTCCGATCAGGAGGGTGGACCTCGATATAGGGTTGGCTTACAGGGAGGATATCGCCAGGGTACGCGAGGTGCTGCTCGATGTCGCCCACAACAATCCGCTCTGTCTCGTTGATCCGGAACCTCTGGTCATCTTCACCGGTTTCGGCAGTTCCTCGCTCGACATGAAGCTCCTTGTCTGGGCTACGAAGGCCGACTGGCTGGGCCTGAAGAACTCCATTGCCGAAGAGATCAAGCAGCGTTTCGACGCCGAGGACATCGAAATTCCCTTTCCGCACGTTTCGCTCTACGCCGGTTCGGAAACCGCGCCCTTTCCGGTGCGGTTGGTCGGCGGCGAGACGCCGCGGGAGTATCGTCAACCCTAA
- a CDS encoding DUF432 domain-containing protein: MREDTEKRAAAAVWGDVRECGTEPSCFSAGELRIYVRFVDSEVHVAHEYAAGEAGAPGRATVEPSAWSRWVLKGETSGVRLQPSFPDRAVVVKPDTPFRLPKGAQTKIFVRVPVWVKVLLDGEKETLLTTVPAAVLSNTWFGSFEEGEPCYWLSSGFRRHASADASRPDLVVCPLRIYNRSSDEFSVEKICLRLDNYSLFYDGSQLWSDEIRILYKGPENISQVKVVGKPPEESPGAVLVSGPKKEIRKSFAAKTFSSLKELSGLGFSGG; this comes from the coding sequence ATGCGGGAAGATACGGAGAAGAGAGCAGCCGCGGCCGTCTGGGGAGATGTCCGGGAGTGCGGGACAGAGCCCTCGTGTTTCAGCGCAGGTGAACTGCGCATCTACGTGCGCTTCGTCGACAGCGAGGTGCATGTGGCGCACGAATATGCCGCCGGAGAAGCCGGGGCGCCCGGCAGGGCGACCGTGGAGCCTTCAGCATGGTCGCGCTGGGTGCTGAAGGGCGAGACTTCCGGCGTGCGGTTGCAGCCGTCTTTTCCGGACCGGGCGGTTGTCGTCAAGCCCGATACGCCTTTTCGCCTGCCGAAAGGAGCGCAGACCAAGATTTTCGTAAGGGTGCCCGTATGGGTGAAGGTACTGCTCGACGGCGAAAAGGAGACGTTGCTGACGACCGTACCGGCAGCTGTGCTGTCCAACACCTGGTTCGGATCCTTCGAGGAGGGAGAACCCTGTTACTGGCTGTCTTCGGGATTTCGCCGTCATGCGTCGGCCGACGCGTCGAGGCCCGATCTCGTAGTGTGTCCGCTCAGGATATACAATCGTTCAAGCGATGAGTTTTCCGTCGAAAAAATATGCTTGAGACTGGATAATTATTCCCTTTTTTACGATGGATCGCAGCTCTGGTCTGACGAGATCAGAATTCTCTACAAGGGGCCTGAAAACATCAGCCAGGTGAAGGTCGTCGGGAAACCTCCGGAAGAATCGCCCGGTGCGGTGCTTGTGTCCGGTCCGAAGAAGGAGATCAGGAAGAGCTTCGCGGCCAAGACCTTTTCTTCCCTGAAGGAACTCTCAGGCCTTGGTTTTTCCGGTGGATGA
- a CDS encoding EamA family transporter translates to MKIQDILLAVVVAFIWGFNFVVIELGLDSFPPLLFSALRFVFSAFPAIFFIQKGSVGLRWIVSIGLVLGVVMFSLLFVGMKIGMPAGLSSLVLQIQSVFTLLLSSFLLRDAPTAVQKLGISIAFGGIVILVFDSIGEGRSSLVGLCIVIAAGLAWAVSNILMKKAGRINMFHLVIQMSLIPPLPLFFLSFFFENGQIETIADISLTGVFAIFYTSIVSTVLAFGFWGKLLSRYSPNVVAPFSLLVPVFGMLSSWVVLGESFNNREWIASLCIFAGLLVIVAPRDALNRIKSSLALAMQRWE, encoded by the coding sequence ATGAAAATACAGGATATTCTTCTTGCCGTAGTCGTGGCATTTATCTGGGGATTCAATTTTGTTGTCATCGAGCTTGGACTCGACTCTTTTCCGCCTTTGTTGTTTTCCGCCCTGCGATTTGTCTTTTCTGCATTTCCAGCGATTTTTTTCATTCAGAAAGGCTCTGTAGGCCTGCGGTGGATTGTATCCATCGGTCTGGTTTTGGGGGTCGTGATGTTCAGTTTGTTGTTTGTCGGAATGAAGATCGGGATGCCGGCCGGGCTGTCTTCACTGGTGCTGCAAATTCAAAGTGTCTTTACATTGCTTTTGTCTTCATTCCTGTTACGGGATGCTCCGACAGCGGTGCAAAAACTCGGGATTTCCATTGCTTTTGGCGGAATAGTGATCCTGGTGTTCGACAGTATCGGAGAGGGCCGTTCAAGCTTGGTTGGATTATGTATCGTTATTGCCGCCGGTCTTGCATGGGCGGTATCCAATATCTTGATGAAGAAAGCGGGGAGAATCAATATGTTTCATCTGGTTATTCAGATGAGTCTGATTCCTCCGTTACCACTTTTTTTTCTGTCGTTTTTTTTTGAAAATGGGCAGATCGAGACGATTGCCGATATCTCTCTGACCGGTGTATTCGCTATTTTTTATACGAGTATTGTTTCAACCGTGCTTGCGTTTGGTTTCTGGGGAAAGCTGCTTTCTCGATATTCTCCGAACGTTGTCGCGCCGTTTTCCTTGCTGGTTCCGGTATTCGGCATGCTGTCTTCATGGGTTGTGCTGGGCGAATCGTTCAATAACCGGGAATGGATCGCCTCTCTGTGTATTTTTGCCGGTCTGCTGGTGATAGTAGCTCCACGGGATGCGCTGAACAGGATCAAATCGTCCCTTGCGTTGGCAATGCAGCGTTGGGAATGA
- a CDS encoding Rieske 2Fe-2S domain-containing protein: MNGKVCAIGGVCYYEGGLPEKGLIENGHVICLWHGMAFDLCGGKDVCMPQFGVEAFVLVVRKDSA; encoded by the coding sequence ATGAACGGAAAGGTATGTGCGATAGGGGGCGTCTGTTATTACGAGGGCGGCCTTCCGGAAAAAGGATTGATCGAAAATGGTCATGTAATCTGTCTCTGGCATGGCATGGCGTTCGATCTTTGCGGCGGCAAGGACGTCTGCATGCCACAGTTCGGAGTGGAGGCTTTTGTCTTGGTGGTAAGGAAGGATAGCGCGTGA